The Engystomops pustulosus chromosome 1, aEngPut4.maternal, whole genome shotgun sequence genome has a window encoding:
- the TIMM13 gene encoding mitochondrial import inner membrane translocase subunit Tim13: MDGFSSDFSPSASAGGSSKLDTGAIMEQVKVQIAVANAQELLQRMTDKCFRKCIGKPGGSLDNSEQKCVAMCMDRYMDAWNTVSRAYNSRLQRERAKM; the protein is encoded by the exons ATGGACGGGTTCAGCTCAGATTTCTCCCCGTCAGCCTCCGCCGGGGGCTCTAGTAAGCTAGACACCGGCGCCATCATGGAACAAGTAAAGGTGCAGATCGCAGTGGCGAATGCTCAAGAGCTGCTGCAG AGAATGACTGATAAATGCTTTAGAAAATGTATCGGAAAACCAGGAGGATCACTGGACAATTCAGAACAG AAATGTGTTGCGATGTGTATGGACCGATACATGGATGCCTGGAATACTGTATCCAGAGCCTACAACTCCAGATTACAAAGAGAGCGTGCCAAGATGTGA